The genomic DNA GGATTGCTCATTGAAGATAGCCTGTCGGGTCAATTCCAAAATCTCACGCGCAGATTTAGGGGCGCTATCACCAGACGATGCATATTTCAGGTCATCATACAGTTTTTGATACGCATCCGTCCTGCTACCACCCTCCGCGATCAGTCCTGCCAAGGTCTGCTGGTACGATGTGTTAGCGGCTGGATATTTGTGAACCCATATATGATCCTGACTCAATTCATCATCCGTCACCAAGTAGTAAGACGTATTTACCACATTAGCGCGATCTGGCACAGGATCATCCCAAGTCGTATCCAGATGGTACCACTGACCATCAAGTAAAACCAGATTCCATGTATGGTCCTGTCCACCTGCAACCCCTTGCACTATACGGTTCTCAATTCCTGCGCGCTCCAGCATTCTGTATGTGAGCAGCGAATAACCCTGACAAACCGTACTGCCGGTGGTCAACCCTTCGTAAGCTGTGTACTTTTGCTGTGGAACATCATATTTTAAATTTAAAACAAGCCAGTCATGAATAGCCTTCACCTTCTCATGATCAGTCATGTCATTCGTAATAATGTTACTGAGAACGTCCTGAACCGTATTGTCCACATAATCCGACTGCGCTTTGGACTCCCGGAAGTTCATACGTAGGGTCACATCAACGCCTGTAGATGTACCCGTATAATTGAATGTGTAGGTTTTGAGTATAAAATTTACATATGGGTCACTTTCCATCGCCCGATTGATCGTATTTTGTAATTGCTCTTGGAAGTCTCTCATGTCACCGGTGTATGTAAAAGTAAGTAATTCATTACGCGCAAGCATAGCTTGCAAGATTGTGCCCTCCAACTGCTGTACTGACGACGCTTGTTCGGCCTTGACCGAAGCTGCGGATACACTTTCCCAAATCATAGTCTGTGGCAGTGCGGTAGCCAGAGCGGCTCCAACAACCAGACATTTCACTACCTTAACCCCTATTTTCCTGTTCATATAAAATGTCCTTTCTATTCTATTTAAAGTTATAAACAGGTATATATTACCACGAATGACCATTTGATAAAAAACACTATTTTCCAATTTTAAAAGAAAGATACGTTTAAAATGAAAAAGCGGCTTGGGGTCTATCCTGCACCCGAAGCCGCTTTTTCATTTCATATGAAGTTTGTGAGAGGTTTGCAGTATTCAGCGATATTCCGCCAAACGTTCATTTAGCTCCCTCGTGTGCAGGTAAACTTCTCGATACAGCTCATACAGACCTTCATATCGAGCCACACGTTCCGGGTCTGGCGAGTATCTGGCTGCTTCACGGAGAAAAGCTTCCGCGCATGCTTGCAGGGATTCAAACCAGCCGCTACCGTAAGCAGCCAGCATCGCCGCACCCAAGGCAGGCCCTTGCTCGCTTTCC from Paenibacillus sp. FSL R10-2782 includes the following:
- a CDS encoding transglutaminase domain-containing protein, with protein sequence MNRKIGVKVVKCLVVGAALATALPQTMIWESVSAASVKAEQASSVQQLEGTILQAMLARNELLTFTYTGDMRDFQEQLQNTINRAMESDPYVNFILKTYTFNYTGTSTGVDVTLRMNFRESKAQSDYVDNTVQDVLSNIITNDMTDHEKVKAIHDWLVLNLKYDVPQQKYTAYEGLTTGSTVCQGYSLLTYRMLERAGIENRIVQGVAGGQDHTWNLVLLDGQWYHLDTTWDDPVPDRANVVNTSYYLVTDDELSQDHIWVHKYPAANTSYQQTLAGLIAEGGSRTDAYQKLYDDLKYASSGDSAPKSAREILELTRQAIFNEQSTISFLYQGTERKLVQDLTPLYQLGIRNLNYQYTVVPSTRNLRVSITWTR